cacacacacacaccaactcACGTGGAGCTGCATCATTGGTCGGGTTCATGGCCAATGTGCTGGCAGTCCAATAATACATTACTAGCTTGTTGCATTGCTTGGACATGAAGTATTTGGGTCTCATGGATATGTTTTTCACTCTAGCATTGTCCAATTACGCACGCATTCCGATTAGATTAATTCGTATCGCGTATGTAGTCAACCGGCTCTGACATTTCTTTTCCGTAGATCCTCAGCTACCGACCTTGGTATACCAATGGATAAGgagatttgtttctttttaaagtAAATTGATATTGTTGCGACATTGCTTAATTTGATATAGCTAGGCAATCATTTGGCCAAGGCGTGAAGCCAGTAGGTAGCTATAGCCTATAGCTACAAACGTCTTGGACTAACCTTCGCCGTTTCCGACAAAGTTGTATATTATACGGAGTATACAGACAGAAGCATTATATACGGACAAGCTTTAAAGGATGCCGGCGTGAACTCGCGGTGGGTATCCAGGCGTCGTCCACGCCGTCCGTTGCCGAAAGCTGGCGATCCATGAGAACCATGCATCCGTGGACAAGCATGTGGTCGGTCCACGCGTCCATGACCAGCACAGGTGGCCGCCGGTGGAGGCATCTTTTCTGGCAACATCTAGAAGGAGCCCATGCCAACGCGTGGACGTTCTTCTTACTCGAGCCGCTCACAACGTGGGCCCCGCCTCCCACATGCAAACAGTACCTGAGATGCTGCTGCATGGGACTAAAAAAAGGTGCAAGTTCTTTAGGAACGTCGCACATGCAGGTCTGGTTCGATCCTTCATGACTTCATGTAGTGGTGTGAGTGTGACTAGAGATTGGCCGTGGCCAACGGAATCGGTGCTGCTAACCGTTTCGTTCCATCGTTCCAGTGACAAATACCAGACGATCGATCGAGCTCAATAACGTGCGAAAACGAGCAATTGCTTACAAGTTGTGGTCACTCAAAAATACTAGAGGACCTTACCTTGTGTCATGCTTTAATGGCTTCTCTCATACATGCTTTATAtattagggcatcttcaatggtGATCTATAAATTTTCTCCCGCATCAGTCtacggacacggatgcgggaggccgTCATCCAACGCTACTCCGCATTTGAATTAACCAGACGGAATTCATGCAAGCCGGCCGATATTGATCAAAATTCGGATAGAAAATATcacaaatcatccatacatagcatgcaaattaAGTCTAGTATAACAATGTCTCAAATTCGACTAGATTAATcggatgtccaacaagtttttcatCAACGGATCATGCCGTCCGACACATACTCCtccttcagcttcatccaacaacGTGTACGTAAATGGTCGTTTCTCAGTCTTGTGGTGCATCACGGCAGCGCGCGCGGGCTACataatgtgtagaccaacattGTGTGAAcgaatcaatcaacaagttgagcaagaagaaaaaaaaacttacGATCTCGTCCTCTGCCGCATGCAATGGCCACATTACCTCCAGCTGACGAATCACGTTACAAAACTTGTTGACGCTGGTCAGGATAGCATATCAGCAATACGGTAACGACCGCACATTGTGTTCTTCAATGATGTACATGTCGTAGGTTCGAATGTGCTTTCGTGCGTGAGACGATTCATGCACTTGCTGCTAGAAGGTCCCCCTCTCTGCTTCTGCCTACGAAATTCGTGGATACAGCCAACCACGCATCACCTAGCAACTTATCCTCCATGGTCGAGTAGCTCAccatccttcgtactctaaaaAACGACATAGCATtcgaaaataagctcaatggcatttgatcGAACACCAGCCGAGCATGGTCTACGCCATGGAAGCCGTCGACAGAGGGGCGGATTGTACCTGGATACAAACGGCTCCAGGGTGGACAACGCCGTCTAGAGGCGAGCGGACGCGTCGGTGCTGGTTGCGGACGTCCGGAAATGCCTCTGTGGCGGCCGGAGACGTACAACAACGGCGACGAAGGTGGAGGGTGCGAATGCAAAGTAAGGAGAAGGGGTGAAGTGGAAGGAAATGGGACCGGGAGTGGGGACTGGGTGGGTCTAGGGTGATGGATTCCTACGTGGCTGCTGTCCAGACTCCCGCACCCCCGGTCTCCAATTTGCGGGAGAAAACACGTCCGGGCCGCTCGACGGACCGATACAGACCCGCGTCGGATTGCTTCCACGGTCCGGATGTATGCGGACGGTTTGAGGGTCGATGTTGGAAATTGCCTTACTTGGTAGTGGAGTATTCTATGATATGTAGAAGTTTATCAATTACACAAGATGGTTTTTTTTCATTGGAAACGACAACTACTTACTTTTTCGCTTGGAATTTTCTTTCTATTATATTTACGGCAAAATACTTCCGTTATTATTTTAAAGAGAGAAACAAATTTCCTTGCTGAACTCGACAAAGCTCGCTTAACTAGATGAATATTGATCTTGTTGAGTATTATGTTTAGTTAGGAAATACGAGATAGACCATGATATATTTTATCTTGTCTTGTACTTTAAGTTGATTATTGTACTCTTATATATAtgtccacgaggctcaagcaataaacaTCATATTCCGCCAATCCTTTCtattcccttctaacatggtatcagcctaatcgaTCCAAACCATAGCCGCCGCCCGACACTTccgcccgcgcgccgcccctggggcggtcggcctccatgaccgccgccgggggccgcgccgcccgtacctagggttcgtccgccggtcgtgttgaccgactgccctagagagtcttttttccgagcccttgctccgggttttttCTCTCTCTCCCGCCGATCATCTTGATTGgtattttctttttggttttccgatctaagatATAAACAGCCCGCCGCCATCTTCATGTAAACAACCCATCGCCGCCATCGACTcccgcgcctctactccgacattGGCGTCGACTACACCGGCCACTTCGTCATCAACCGTGCGGTGTAGTCGACGGCGGTCCTTTCTTTTTGACTTTACCAACAACGTCGCCATCAACTCCGATCTACGCGTCGTCCCTGCCATGGCGCATACAGCGCCGCCGTCGGTCTGATCAACCGATCACGCGCCTGTCTTCGCCAAGCACGTCCCCGAGCACGCGCCTACCGCTGATCGAGCCACAGGTTGCCATCATGCCGTCCCTTTAGACCGTTGCGTTGCCGCCCTGAGGTCTTCCCGCCGCCTACCCCGACCCACGCGCCGCTCCCGCCGACGCCCCTTCGGGCTGTCGCGTCGCGACGCGCGGTCCACGCCGCCGCCCCGAGACCCTCCGCTGGCTacccccgtagccgccgccgcctttgcGTCGCCCCTTAGGGCTTTTGCGCCtcggcacgcggtccacgccgcctcCCGTCGGGCTGGCGCTCCCGGCTAGTGGTTCTCCCTGCGGCTGCCCCGACACGCGAGCCGCTGCTACACCGTCTCTTCGGGCTGTAGCGCCACGAAACATGGTCACTGCCGCTGCCCAGGGCCGTCGTCGCGGCATCACCGACCCGTGCACCGCCGCtgcgccgcccgtccacccccttcgtcttcgtccaacaCCATCTCGTCGCCAGTGTCACCATCATCTTCCCCGACAACTTCGTCTACTCCGACTAccgttgcactactaggaaaaggctaattagtggcgcacctgttttggccattaatggcgcatttttttcttaatctcgggtcactatggcttaatctcgagtcaatatgcttaatctcaagtcaaatcgcactccgtggtcaagcttcccgaaaggtcacccatcctcacactactccagcccgagcatgcttaacttcgtagttgtacactagtagaaaaagggtcaaatgtcaagcacattagtgccggtttgcttttgagccggcactaatgtgtgcattagtgccggttccaacggctagccagccgctttcattagtaccggttcgtgccacggaccggtactaaagtgagtggtggcaggatgttgtcagtccgaggcccctccagcacctttagtatcggttcatggcacgaaccggtgctaaaggtcgtcctacataaacccttcgtccacccgagctcgctctgttcttcccctttcccctctcctctctgttcttcccctcttcctctcgagctcatcacacattttgcccaaaatttgtcaagatttgaaggcccccatccattcaaatgatcacaaaggttagcaactttgtcctttcatctctcattgctagattagctcttgcaatgctttgtatagtgattaatttatgagtttagtaatttggtagaaaatatatgtgctagtatttgatttatatgcaatttgtggtcaaaactaacacttagtttgcatatgtaggtgtggtttacttagtgccttctaaatctccgtcgtaaccacagtcgatcgcccgcaccgttccgtcgccggcaccaccttgtggtgagcctcttgttcatgaatgttttacattaccaaattgatgtttgtgtgatttggatatatagttactcgtataattatcttacccgtacgttgtttgttatacatagtgccatggttttgatatccgtccccgtcggccctcgtccttgttatgattcggatgtggtatattctcttttaaaactagttgttgcatttcgtgtttatgacaaattatgcccatcaagttgacatagatatttttgtctaggaggtttgtgaaccggaaattccaaccgaccctattgtcgagaggttaaatttagttgaaagagaaaacgagtatttgaaagaaaaattgaaaagaattgagggggagaagatggaattggagttgcatgttgccgatgtcgtcgatgatcacaagatcaagatggagaaaatgcgcttgaagattagaaagattagaaaatatgccattgatagtgaggcttggtatcattatgctgttggatcaattgttaccttagttgcgatcttgatcgcatttgttgttgcatttaaattctttagttagagagttatttgtttgttgcatttaagtcttgtatgaactttatgtatgaacttgtattaatttggtctattcggtgttgtgtaatgaagatgagccgacaatggatgtacgatgaccgatgctctcccgagttcattaatggcgtgcaaacttttctgcttgcggctgaggcaaacaagcgggcggatggttttatgccttgtccatgtttagtctgtaagaatgatcacaattactctacgtcaagaaccattcacgtccacctgtttaagtccggtttcatgccccactataatgtttggaccaagcacggagaaagaggggttatgatggaagacaatgaagaagaagaggacgacgacaactatcctggccatgggttccctgaatacgatgatacaacaatgggggaagaagctgagccggcaatgcgggaagaagctgaagaagaggcatcagatgagcccgctgatgatctaggtcgggccattgccgatgcaaagagaaactgcgcaagtgatttggagaagaagaagttgcagcgcatgttagaggatcacaagaaattgttgtacccgaattgcgaagctgacaagaaaaagttgggcaccacactggaattgctgcaatggaaggcagagaatggtgtatctgacaagggatttggaaagttgctggtaatgataaagaatatgcttccaaaggacaacgaattgcccgagagtacgtacgaagcaaagaaggctgtctgccctctagggttagaggtgcagaagatacatgcatgccctaatgactgcatcctctaccgcggtgagtacgaggatttgaacgcttgcccggtatgcggtgcattgcgctataagatcaggcgcgatgaccctggtgatgtcgagggcgagcgccccaggaagaagattcctgccaaggtgatgtggtatgctcctataataccacggttgaaacgtttgttccaaaacaaagagcatgccaaggcgatgcgatggcacagagaagaccgtaagaaagacggaaagttgagagtacccgctgacgggtcgcagtggagaaaaattgagagaaagtacgggaaggagtttgcagatgacgcaaggaacgtatggtttggtctaagcgcagatggcattaatccttttggggagcagagcagcaaccatagcacctggcctgtgactctatgtttgtataaccttcctccttggttgtgcatgaagcggaagttcattatgatgccagtgctcatccaaggccctaagcaacccggcaacgacattgatgtgtacctaaggccattagttgaagaactcttacagctgtggaatggaacaggtgtacgtgcgtgggatgagcacatgggggaagaatttgacctaaaggccttgctgttcgtgaccatcaatgattggcctgctctcagtaacctttcaggacagacaaacaagggataccgcgcatgcacgcactgtttggatgataccgacagtatatatttggacaattgtaggaagaatgtgtacctgggacatcgtcgatttcttccgagcaggcatcccgtaagaaagaaaggcaagcatttcaaaggtgaggcggatcaccggacgaagcctcgccaccgtactggtgctgatgtacatgatatggtcaaggatttgaaggtagtctttggaaagggtcctggcggacaacctgttccgaatgacgctgacggacgcgcacccatgtggaagaagaaatctatattttgggacctgccctattggaaagatctagaggtccgctctgcaatcgacgtgatgcacgtgacgaagaatctttgcgtgaccctgcttggcttcttgggcgtgtatgggaagacaaaagatacacctgaggcacgggaggaccagcaacgtatgcatggaaaagacggcatacatcagggtcatgccagctacgctcttaccaaagaagagaaggaaatcttctttgaatgcctgctcagtattaaggtaccgtctggcttctcgtcgaatataaagggaataataaacatggcagagaaaaagttccagaacctaaagtctcatgactgccacgtgattatgacgcaactgcttccggttgcattgagggggcttctaccggataacgttcgattagccattgtgaagctatgtgcattcctcaatgcaatctctcagaaggtaatcgatccagaaatcataccaaggttagagaatgatttggtgcaatgtcttgtcagtttcgagttggtgttcccaccatccttcttcaacatcatgacgcacgtcctagttcacctatgcgaagagattagcgttttgggtcctgtatttctacacaatatgttcccctttgagaggttcatgggagtcttaaagaaatatgttcataaccgtgctaggccagaaggaagcatctccaagggccatgaaaatgaggaggtcattgagttttgtattgactttattcctgaccttaagccgattggtgttcctgaatcgcggcataagggcagactggatggaaaaggcacgctaggagggaatcaaaaaatatgtatggacggacattctctcactgaagcacactacacagttatacagaattccgccttggtggctccgtatatggacgaacacaagaattttctacgctccaaacacccggagcggtctgatgactggattacacgtgaacaaaccaggagtttcgccggctggttgcagacacgtaccatgcatgacgcctctattgaagatgacctgtactcgctgtcccagttaccatcttcgaatataatgactttcaaagggtacgagataaatggtaatacattttacacgatcgcccaagataagaagagcaccaaccaaaacagtggtgtccgctttgatgcaacaaccaagacgggaaaggaaacatattatggttacatagaggagatatgggaacttgactatggacgtgatttgaaggtccctttgtttcggtgcaaatgggtcaatatgacacgatatggggtaacggaagacccgcagtatggaatgacaacagtggatctcaacaatcttgcgtatgcagacgaaccattcgtcctagctaatgatgtggcacaggttttctatgtgaaggatatgtctaccaagccgagaaaaagaaaagataaggaagcgaatgcatcatacgatgagccaaagcgccacatagttctttctgggaagagaaacatcgtgggagtggatgacaagacagacatgtcagaagattatgaaaagtttgatgaaattgctccattcacagtgaatattgacccgagcatccagttaaatgatgaagattttccatggctacggcgcaaagggacatacgcgaagaaaaagtttcacacccaaagatctgggatgtgatcggcttcactatcatcaatttcttctgtgtttcacacccaggagggaatctctgtaatagttagggtagttatgtgttttggcatttgaaacgcgaagaaattttatgtgcaaacaaattctttcatgcatttactgattttttcagctaaatgaccctgaaattgaaaagcatttcaaatgaactcagaaaaggttgaaagttggcatggtatcataatttcacccacatagcatgtgcaaaaaagtagagagggttaccgcaaaaactggatg
This window of the Triticum aestivum cultivar Chinese Spring chromosome 5D, IWGSC CS RefSeq v2.1, whole genome shotgun sequence genome carries:
- the LOC123122659 gene encoding uncharacterized protein, with amino-acid sequence MSRQWMYDDRCSPEFINGVQTFLLAAEANKRADGFMPCPCLVCKNDHNYSTSRTIHVHLFKSGFMPHYNVWTKHGERGVMMEDNEEEEDDDNYPGHGFPEYDDTTMGEEAEPAMREEAEEEASDEPADDLGRAIADAKRNCASDLEKKKLQRMLEDHKKLLYPNCEADKKKLGTTLELLQWKAENGVSDKGFGKLLVMIKNMLPKDNELPESTYEAKKAVCPLGLEVQKIHACPNDCILYRGEYEDLNACPVCGALRYKIRRDDPGDVEGERPRKKIPAKVMWYAPIIPRLKRLFQNKEHAKAMRWHREDRKKDGKLRVPADGSQWRKIERKYGKEFADDARNVWFGLSADGINPFGEQSSNHSTWPVTLCLYNLPPWLCMKRKFIMMPVLIQGPKQPGNDIDVYLRPLVEELLQLWNGTGVRAWDEHMGEEFDLKALLFVTINDWPALSNLSGQTNKGYRACTHCLDDTDSIYLDNCRKNVYLGHRRFLPSRHPVRKKGKHFKGEADHRTKPRHRTGADVHDMVKDLKVVFGKGPGGQPVPNDADGRAPMWKKKSIFWDLPYWKDLEDQQRMHGKDGIHQGHASYALTKEEKEIFFECLLSIKVPSGFSSNIKGIINMAEKKFQNLKSHDCHVIMTQLLPVALRGLLPDNKYVHNRARPEGSISKGHENEEVIEFCIDFIPDLKPIGVPESRHKGRLDGKGTLGGNQKICMDGHSLTEAHYTVIQNSALVAPYMDEHKNFLRSKHPERSDDWITREQTRSFAGWLQTRTMHDASIEDDLYSLSQLPSSNIMTFKGYEINGNTFYTIAQDKKSTNQNSGVRFDATTKTGKETYYGYIEEIWELDYGRDLKVPLFRCKWVNMTRYGVTEDPQYGMTTVDLNNLAYADEPFVLANDVAQVFYVKDMSTKPRKRKDKEANASYDEPKRHIVLSGKRNIVGVDDKTDMSEDYEKFDEIAPFTVNIDPSIQLNDEDFPWLRRKGTYAKK